A section of the Buteo buteo chromosome 27, bButBut1.hap1.1, whole genome shotgun sequence genome encodes:
- the CRYM gene encoding ketimine reductase mu-crystallin, with product MGSSPPVFIGAEEVEKHLRRASLLLPALEAALGNFSAGAAGGVVQPLRTVVPVQRHGGFLGVMPAYSAADDALTTKLVTFYEHKKDSSVPSHQATVLLFDPRNGSLKAVLDGSVITAKRTAAVSAIATKLLMPAFAEVLCILGAGVQAYSHYDIFTELFTFKEVRIWNRTKEKAVKFANSVNGPVRVCSSAQEAVTGADVIITVTMATTPILFGDWVKPGAHINAVGASRPDWRELDDELMKNSVLFVDSREAALTESGDVILSGAEIFAELGEVVKGTKPALPEKTTVFKSLGMAVEDTVAAKFVYDSWSAGN from the exons ATGGGCTCGTCTCCGCCCGTCTTCATCGGCGCCGAGGAGGTGGAGAAGCACCTGCGCCGCGccagcctcctcctcccggcGCTGGAGGCCGCCCTGGGCAACTTCTCGGCCGGCGCGGCGGGAGGCGTCGTGCAGCCCCTGCGCACCGTGGTGCCGGTGCAGCGGCACGGCGG GTTCCTAGGGGTCATGCCTGCTTACAGTGCCGCGGACGATGCGCTGACAACCAAGTTGGTGACTTTTTATGAGCACAAGAAGGATTCCTCTGTCCCTTCTCACCAAGCGACAGTCCTCTTATTTGACCCGAGAAATGGTTCTTTAAAAGCT gtcCTAGATGGCAGTGTGATTACAGCAAAACgaacagctgcagtttctgcaaTTGCTACCAAG TTGTTAATGCCAGCTTTTGCAGAAGTGCTGTGCATTTTGGGAGCTGGTGTTCAAGCATATAGCCATTATGATATCTTCACAGAGCTGTTCACATTTAAAGAG gtCAGGATATGGAATCGCACCAAAGAGAAAGCAGTGAAGTTTGCTAATTCAGTTAATGGTCCAGTGAGGGTTTGCTCTTCTGCTCAGGAGGCAGTTACTGGGGCTGATGTGATTATAACAGTCACTATGGCAACAACACCGATTTTATTTGGAGACTGGGTAAAGCCAGGTGCCCATATCAATG CTGTTGGAGCAAGCAGACCAGACTGGAGAGAACTGGATGATGAACTGATGAAGaattctgttctgtttgtgGATTCCAGAGAGGCTGCTCTTACGGAATCGGGAGATGTTATATTATCAGGG GCAGAGATTTTTGCTGAGCTGGGAGAGGTAGTGAAGGGTACAAAACCAGCCCTGCCTGAGAAAACAACAGTGTTTAAATCACTGG GGATGGCAGTTGAAGATACAGTAGCAGCAAAATTTGTTTATGACTCGTGGTCAGCTGGTAACTAA
- the ANKS4B gene encoding ankyrin repeat and SAM domain-containing protein 4B, which yields MTSRYHKAAADGNLDLLKEATRKDLNTSDEDGMTPTLLAAYHGYLEALEVICRRGGDPDKCDIWGNTPLHHAACNGHIHCVSFLINFGANIFALDNDLRTPLEVAASRDHNECVRILDKAATEQNMLNPKKVSKLKAQAQKNVEKQIKECEKRQEKHQHEMNRNYIKEKVGTVYSSRGTHSRVKLPSLFASNTTSTFSKNLKDTLKMKAKKTADSTRSQKTQSNDQDDGMGRRTVMHLFDEKEEDDLLNDLREKNFSDHDSQFSIFKRPGLGKIVFGRNLAADVKPGTVSSEKEGISFNMSSELFQYKNAERGREDDDAENGAGIPWHEEEVIWDDEEAENTPLEVFLASQMLDEFFPVFMREKIDLDALMLCSDEDLQSIQMELGPRKKVLNAMNKRKQALKNPGKTVDTCL from the exons ATGACGAGCAGGTATCACAAAGCAGCGGCCGATGGCAACTTGGACCTCTTGAAAGAAGCCACTAGGAAAGACCTCAATACTTCAGATGAAGATGGGATGACCCCTACCCTTCTGGCAGCATACCATGGGTACCTAGAAGCTCTGGAAGTCATATGCCGGAGGGG AGGCGATCCGGACAAATGTGACATCTGGGGGAACACACCTCTCCACCATGCCGCCTGCAATGGTCACATccactgtgtttcttttttgatcAACTTTGGTGCCAATATATTTGCTCTGGACAATGACCTCCGCACTCCCCTGGAGGTGGCTGCCAGCAGAGACCACAATGAATGTGTCAGAATCCTGGACAAAGCTGCCACCGAGCAGAACATGCTGAACCCAAAGAAGGTCTCCAAACTCAAAGCGCAGGCCCAGAAGAATGTGGAGAAACAAATCAAGGAATGCGAGAAGCGCCAAGAGAAACACCAGCATGAAATGAACCGGaattatataaaagaaaaggttGGCACAGTATATTCTTCCAGAGGGACACACTCCAGAGTAAAGTTGCCTAGTCTCTTTGCTTCAAATACAACAAGTACCTTCTCCAAAAACCTGAAAGATACcttaaaaatgaaggcaaaaaagACAGCTGACAGCACAAGAAGccagaaaacacaaagcaatgACCAAGACGATGGTATGGGTAGGAGAACTGTGATGCATTTGTTCGatgagaaagaggaagatgacTTACTGAATGACCTCAGAGAGAAAAACTTTTCTGATCATGACAGTCAGTTCTCCATTTTTAAGCGGCCAGGTCTTGGCAAGATTGTATTTGGAAGGAATTTGGCTGCAGATGTAAAGCCTGGAACTGTGTCTTCTGAGAAAGAAGGTATAAGTTTTAATATGTCCAGTGAGCTCTTTCAGTACAAAAATGCCGAGAGGGGCAGGGAAGATGATGATGCTGAAAATGGTGCTGGTATCCCTTGGCATGAGGAAGAAGTCATTTGGGATGATGAGGAAGCAGAGAACACGCCCCTTGAGGTATTTCTGGCATCACAGATGCTGGATGAGTTTTTTCCGGTCTTCATGAGGGAAAAAATTGATTTAGATGCCCTGATGCTATGTTCTGATGAAGATCTACAGAGCATTCAGATGGAGCTTGGgccaagaaaaaaagtcctgaatgccatgaataaaagaaaacaagcactCAAGAACCCTGGAAAGACTGTAGATACTTGCTTATAA